Part of the Halostagnicola larsenii XH-48 genome, ATCGAAAGGAGGACGAGACCGATCGTCTCGAGGGCCAATGGCGCGGTCTGTAGCGATCCCGCGGATCCGACAACACACGCGCTGATGCCCATGGCGAGCGCGAGGACACCGCTAAGGGTCGGCGGTTGCTGGCTCGCCAGGCGATCTGGAAGGCTCTGGCCGTTCATTTCCGCACCCCGCGTTGTATCGCCGTCTCGAGAGGTGTTTCGGGGTCCCAGTCGACGACGGTCACGTCCGACCGGCGGAGCGCGTCAATCCGATTCTGGCGCTCGAGTCGAGCTATCGATCGGCCGACCGAGTCCGTCGCGGTCACGTCCGGTGAGAGAACAGTGATTCGCCGGCCCGCTCCTCGTAGCGTTCGCGCGGTTTCGACCGACTCTCCATCGAGTAACGGAGAAACGTAGACGAGGTCCGTGCCGCGATCGAGCCGTGACCGGAGGATCGTGGCGTGTCCATCCTCGTCCTCGTTTTCGTCCCTTCGACGTACTCCTTCAGGTGGTGTGAGCGGGAGTGCTTCGGAATCAGCGAGCGTTCGCCGGATGGTCGCCGCGTGGTGGTCGCCGGACTGTGGTGCGAGCCAGGTTACGTCGGAGCCGAGGATTCCGAGGCCGATCCGTCCGTTCGTCTCCGCGACGGCCTCGAGCAGTTCGCACACAATAGTCCGTTCGTAAAACACGGCGTGGGGTTTGTCCCGACCGGCGGACCGATAGCAACAGGCCCGTGCGTCGAGGCAGAGAGCTACTTCCCGGAGCCGGTCCTCGTGGAAGGTGACGGTCGTCAGTTCTCGCTCTCGAGCGTAGCGGTTCCAATCGATACGCCCCGGTGGGTCGCCGGGGCGATAGGCGCGAATCCGCGAGAATTCGATCCCGCTTTCGCCCAGGATCGTGTTCGAGCCCCCCGTGTGTCGCGGCGATCGGGAGAACGGAAGGGTCCGTATGGGGGAGCGACAGGAGAGCTCCGTCGTCTCCGGAGCGGTGGTCTCGACGACGCTGCTGGCACTCGCGTTCCTGCAAACGACCGAGGCCGACTCGAAGCGGTGGACGCCGTGCGTTGGGACGACTGTGTAGGAGAAGGACGTTTCCCGACGAGGGCCGAGCACCGTCGCGTGCCGGGCCGATCCCGCTACGACCGGAAGCATCGGTGCGACGCCGTCCGTGATTCTGACGTCGAAGGACGTTCGATCGCTCGGATTCCGAACCGTGACCGTGACGTCGACTTCTTGGCCGTGGTCGGGATCGGTCTCGCTGAGCGAGCGTTCGATCTCGATCGCTGGATTGGGTGTCGAAGTCGCGTGCGAGTAGCCCGCCAGGACGAGGGGCGGGATCGCACTCAGTAGCAGTATCGGCTCTTCGAACAGGACGCCGGTCGCGCTCGTAAGCATCGCGGCGGCAAGCGCGACGTTCCACCGCGTTGCGGATCGAGACTTCATCGTCGATCACTGCTCTTCTCGCTTCGGGTCAGGATCGCCCTCGCCGTCCGCCGAGCACCGTGGTGAAAGCGGAGCCGGATTCGGACTCGCTGGAGACGCGACAGCTCCGAGTCGGGGCAGAGAAACGCCGCGGCAATCGAATCGTCCGTCCACGTGCCCCGATCGATCCGTTCCCGGGCGACGGCCGCCGAGCAGCCGTCCGTTCGGACGATGGACCTCATCGCCGCCCGTTGAAACTGATTTCGGATACGCTGGCGTTGGGCCGATGAAGGCGGTAGCGACCACCAGCGGCGATCGAGTATCCGTTCGAGCTCGTGACCGGGAGGCGACTTCGACGCAACCCGCTCGGGCCGCTTCGTCGTTTCACCGCTCGTTTCTCCCGCGAGGAATTCGAATGAAGCGACAAAGGAAGCCAGCACGAACGCAACGGTGAAGAAAGCGACTAGGAGCGCGTCGTCGGCCCACGGCCACCCGGCCGCCTCTTCGAGTGCCGGACTTACCAGAACGACGAGTCCAGTGACGAGCGAGAGTACACCTGCCACTAATAGCACCAGACGAGCACTCGTCGTCACTTTCGTCATTCTATATCATCTTCGAGCTGATCCAAGGCGCGGTTTGCTCGTCGGCGATGCTCGGGTGTTTCGGCGTTTTCTCCGTACTG contains:
- a CDS encoding DUF58 domain-containing protein; this translates as MKSRSATRWNVALAAAMLTSATGVLFEEPILLLSAIPPLVLAGYSHATSTPNPAIEIERSLSETDPDHGQEVDVTVTVRNPSDRTSFDVRITDGVAPMLPVVAGSARHATVLGPRRETSFSYTVVPTHGVHRFESASVVCRNASASSVVETTAPETTELSCRSPIRTLPFSRSPRHTGGSNTILGESGIEFSRIRAYRPGDPPGRIDWNRYARERELTTVTFHEDRLREVALCLDARACCYRSAGRDKPHAVFYERTIVCELLEAVAETNGRIGLGILGSDVTWLAPQSGDHHAATIRRTLADSEALPLTPPEGVRRRDENEDEDGHATILRSRLDRGTDLVYVSPLLDGESVETARTLRGAGRRITVLSPDVTATDSVGRSIARLERQNRIDALRRSDVTVVDWDPETPLETAIQRGVRK
- a CDS encoding DUF7269 family protein; protein product: MAGVLSLVTGLVVLVSPALEEAAGWPWADDALLVAFFTVAFVLASFVASFEFLAGETSGETTKRPERVASKSPPGHELERILDRRWWSLPPSSAQRQRIRNQFQRAAMRSIVRTDGCSAAVARERIDRGTWTDDSIAAAFLCPDSELSRLQRVRIRLRFHHGARRTARAILTRSEKSSDRR